From the genome of Verrucomicrobiia bacterium, one region includes:
- a CDS encoding VIT1/CCC1 transporter family protein, which produces MSIIGKIKQHLEDYLSEFVYGGIDGAVTTFAVVAGATGARFDTKVILVLGVANLIADGFSMGVGSYLSTKSEQELMVKKSESIKDEPSPIINGVTTYVSFILIGFVPLAAYIVDVVFDLGLDNLFSIATALTALAFIAIGLLKSRVAQSNVPRAVVETLVLGAIAAGAAYVLGDVLERIIT; this is translated from the coding sequence ATGTCTATTATTGGAAAAATCAAACAACACCTCGAAGATTATCTAAGCGAATTCGTCTATGGCGGTATTGACGGTGCCGTTACTACCTTTGCAGTGGTGGCTGGTGCTACTGGCGCGCGGTTCGATACTAAAGTTATCTTAGTATTGGGTGTCGCCAACTTGATTGCCGACGGCTTTTCTATGGGAGTGGGGTCGTATTTGTCCACCAAGTCAGAACAAGAGCTGATGGTAAAAAAAAGCGAATCCATCAAGGACGAACCCTCGCCGATCATCAACGGTGTGACTACCTACGTATCCTTTATCTTGATTGGGTTTGTGCCGCTTGCTGCCTATATAGTCGACGTTGTATTCGACTTGGGCCTGGATAACCTGTTCAGCATCGCGACCGCCCTCACCGCCTTGGCGTTTATCGCTATTGGACTGCTCAAGAGCCGCGTGGCCCAGTCTAATGTGCCGCGGGCTGTCGTAGAGACGCTCGTACTTGGGGCTATTGCAGCCGGCGCTGCCTATGTCTTGGGTGACGTTCTCGAAAGAATTATCACTTAG